The following coding sequences lie in one Cryptococcus gattii WM276 chromosome L, complete sequence genomic window:
- a CDS encoding uncharacterized protein (Similar to TIGR gene model, INSD accession AAW44995.1), translating into MNVQIDEAALDVLLKRLASSPSLSIDDITLLANAFRPSSSRLARATAYLCLSKACSDLDSKQADGKTIHDAIFPYIDSIFHKPVPKIQEIENDEDAMEVMEPEVCVSAVSLLTALFPIAPSASTSLLTGKLGDEGDSLGILLELAELPSPLQPSLAELFVAAADTKQGRDLALTRGMDWLKGGVKYEGGNGDVAALCAAALSKLSGSSDARHEIPQSEGQAGESMTFSNSDNEELAKKMMAFVENSSSNYAALQSTIEGLAVLSLRPRIKVLLSSSPKFLKALIDLSPVPGRKGGSLPLTPRGRIDADNDAKLFESVETSFCYGLASILVNLTSLTPVLSEQDQEVEKLRKMAISADKNKLNEQDEDTELDSNLEVLKRVKVVLAAGCVNALSGLARTESRLVKEAIGRLCRNLVDSPDEEKDRRELMRRRVLFVKDGGFKVLSIVVRDLLAMATAKPSTKASDKTLLPAKPAPVDILPSFQALAKLVITTDPATLFPPPHQVTALNALTPLYHLLIHPDSLLIQRFEALMALTNITSIDPTISAKLVKASIKPLKIDGLFRTSSSDEEVRVITKVEEMMLDDNELARRAAVQLVCNLSSSQTGYDYFSGEDSTTTPSRARPLLNILVILTCMDDVPTQSAAGGALAMLTESPIACKYILMGDIQSSSSADQTPPRSPWSRICSLLEPAPEVDYDDSAELIPIISSTPPQPNVELVRRGAIILYNLLEYVVSLQGKEREQEKKRIEADGVQKVLLAVLKVVKGTCDEIIQPVVFSLKMIRDDLKCKIPI; encoded by the coding sequence ATGAACGTGCAGATAGACGAAGCGGCCCTGGATGTCCTTCTAAAACGGCTAGCGTCTTCGCCCTCCTTATCTATCGACGACATCACTCTCCTGGCCAATGCCTTTAGACCTTCATCTTCACGACTGGCCCGAGCAACGGCGTATCTCTGCTTGTCAAAAGCTTGCAGCGACCTTGATTCCAAACAGGCTGATGGGAAAACCATTCACGATGCTATATTTCCTTACATTGATTCAATCTTCCACAAACCGGTGCCAAAAATACAAGAGATAGAAAACGACGAAGACGCGATGGAGGTAATGGAGCCCGAAGTCTGTGTGTCAGCCGTTTCTCTTCTTACAGCGCTTTTCCCTATCGCCCCTTCAGCCTCTACATCCTTATTGACAGGAAAACTTGGGGATGAAGGTGATTCATTGGGTATACTACTAGAGCTTGCAGAATTACCGTCGCCTCTTCAACCATCACTGGCTGAGCTTTTTGTCGCTGCGGCTGATACCAAGCAAGGGCGCGATCTTGCTTTGACCAGAGGAATGGACTGGCTGAAGGGAGGTGTAAAATATGAAGGAGGCAACGGTGATGTGGCAGCTCTTTGCGCTGCAGCGCTGAGTAAGCTATCGGGCAGTAGCGATGCGCGTCATGAAATACCGCAATCTGAGGGTCAGGCAGGGGAATCTATGACGTTCTCAAACAGCGACAATGAAGAGCTtgcgaagaagatgatggcTTTTGTTGAGAATTCTTCAAGCAATTACGCAGCTTTACAATCGACCATTGAAGGTCTTGCTGTTCTGTCCCTCCGACCCCGCATCAAAgtccttctttcctcttctccaaaaTTCCTTAAAGCGCTTATCGACTTGTCTCCTGTGCCTGGTCGTAAGGGCGGGTCCCTTCCCCTAACTCCTCGGGGCAGGATCGATGCTGACAACGATGCTAAGCTGTTCGAGTCGGTCGAAACGAGCTTCTGCTACGGTCTCGCTAGTATACTAGTAAACCTCACAAGCCTAACGCCTGTACTTTCAGAGCAAGATCAGGAAGTTGAAAAGTTGCGGAAGATGGCCATCTCCGCCGACAAGAACAAGCTCAATGAGCAGGATGAGGACACCGAGCTGGACAGCAACCTGGAGGTTCTCAAACGAGTTAAGGTGGTGTTGGCAGCTGGGTGCGTCAATGCTTTGAGCGGGCTAGCCCGAACAGAAAGTAGGCTGGTGAAGGAGGCTATAGGGAGGCTGTGTAGGAACCTTGTGGATTCGCCagatgaggagaaagaCCGGAGAGAATTaatgagaagaagggttCTCTTCGTGAAAGACGGCGGATTTAAAGTACTTTCAATCGTAGTGAGAGACCTATTGGCGATGGCAACGGCTAAGCCTTCTACTAAAGCCTCGGACAAGACCCTACTTCCCGCCAAGCCTGCCCCCGTCGATATTCTACCCTCCTTTCAAGCTTTGGCGAAGCTTGTTATCACTACTGACCCAGCGactctcttccctcctccacaTCAGGTTACAGCCCTCAATGCTCTTACCCCACTTTACCATCTTCTCATCCATCCAGACTCTCTCCTCATCCAGCGATTCGAAGCTCTCATGGCTCTCACCAACATTACATCCATCGATCCTACCATCTCAGCCAAACTTGTCAAAGCTAGTATCAAGCCACTCAAAATCGATGGTTTATTCAGAACATCTTCTAGTGATGAGGAGGTGCGAGTGATCACCAAGGTTGAAGAGATGATGTTGGATGATAATGAGCTTGCTAGAAGGGCTGCAGTGCAATTGGTGTGCAACCTTTCATCCTCTCAAACTGGCTACGACTACTTTTCGGGAGAAGACTCTACCACAACACCTTCTCGTGCAAGACCATTGCTAAATATACTGGTAATCTTGACTTGCATGGATGATGTCCCGACGCAATCAGCAGCAGGAGGCGCGCTTGCCATGCTCACCGAATCGCCGATTGCGTGCAAGTACATTCTTATGGGTGATATTCAATCCTCTTCATCGGCTGATCAGACGCCTCCGAGATCTCCGTGGTCACGAATCTGCAGCTTACTGGAGCCTGCGCCCGAGGTAGATTACGACGACAGTGCCGAACTCATACCGATAATATCATCTACACCTCCACAGCCTAACGTAGAGCTTGTGCGCCGTGGTGCCATCATCTTGTACAACCTTTTAGAGTACGTCGTCAGTCTACAAGGGAAAGAGCGTgagcaagagaagaaaaggatTGAAGCGGATGGGGTACAGAAGGTGCTGTTGGCTGTGTTGAAGGTGGTGAAGGGTACGTGTGACGAAATAATCCAGCCGGTGGTCTTTAGCTTAAAAATGATTCGGGATGATTTGAAATGTAAGATTCCAATATGA
- a CDS encoding TATA-box binding protein (Transcription initiation factor TFIID TBP subunit), putative (Similar to TIGR gene model, INSD accession AAW44993.1), whose product MSGLALPKASNAGPSGFNSKPEERQMLDGGGSVATRPPQKAVASVPEITAVDGLVPTLQNIVATVNLDCRLDLKTIALHARNAEYNPRRFAAVVMRIRDPRTTALIFASGKMVVTGAKSEDDSRLASRKYARIIQKLGFEAKFAEFKIQNMVGSCDVKFPIRLEGLAFSHGAFSSYEPELFPGLIYRMLKPKVVILIFVSGKIVLTGAKVREEIYMAFNQIYSVLLEFRKTT is encoded by the exons ATGTCCGGCCTCGCCCTTCCCAAAGCCTCGAATGCTGGCCCTTCCGGCTTTAATAGCAAGCCAGAAGAGAGACAAATGCTTGACGGGGGAGGATCTGTTGCCACAAGACCACCACAAAAGGCCGTCGCAAGTGTTCCAGAGATTACAGCGGTAGACGGTCTAGTGCCGACCTTACA AAACATTGTCGCAACAGTCAACCTCGACTGTCGTTTAGACTTGAAGACTATTGCCCTTCACGCTCGAAATGCGGAATACAACCCAAGA CGTTTCGCTGCCGTCGTCATGCGTATTCGTGACCCAAGAACAACGGCTTTGATTTTCGCTTCTGGAAAGATGGTCGTCACCGGTGCCAAGTCTGAAGATGACTCTAGGTTAGCATCTCGTAAATACGCCCGAATCATCCAGAAGCTTGGATTTGAGGCCAAGTTCGCCGAGTTCAAGATTCAGAACATGGTCGGCAGTTGTGACGTTAAGTTCCCTATCAGATTGGAAGGTCTGGCATTCAGCCACGGTGCATTCAGCAGTTACGAACCAGAG CTGTTCCCTGGCCTGATTTACCGTATGCTCAAGCCCAAAGTCGTCATCCTCATTTTCGTGTCAGGCAAAATTGTCCTCACTGGTGCAAAAGTCAGAGAAGAAATTTATATGGCGTTCAACCAGATCTACTCTGTGTTGCTCG AATTCCGAAAGACGACATAA
- a CDS encoding Lipid particle protein, putative (Similar to TIGR gene model, INSD accession AAW44992.1), with the protein MQATHLIVLLHGLYGDVHNLHAVKSELLALADPEASTISDNGASGAEKHNKHISNERPKKSLETVVYLPKSIKGVHTWDGIDVCAHRVAEELDHEIERLQDESKDIVGFSVMGYSLGGLIGRYLVGLLHARQPSFFARHRPVSFSTAATPHLGVLKYGTKTNTFVHSIGRRLFSHTGMQLYCMDHETEWGGRNLLEVMADPDGVFISALRLFPKSMLIANGTQDLTVPYPTASISPIDPFDDSTYLDIEIDENNIVQSYRRISLEDKTFSKFGSISTSTTQRMQKDEEEVEVLVTTLHKKPGRIMKVKKRSPPPFPPVLILPLRWPFNYSLLLFIPVLLPLFLLYITIMITWITFHSRRRVQSLRHEIKRQPLLSSSPSLPSTPNSSLSDTAYSARQTILEPIKALQDGTCTPPMADPLLTGSAPQPLLTSHQKMMVKTLNEAMPNAKRVIAWFPWAYNAHAMLICRSVARFPWQKDGLGVVKTWAKFAFEAGEAECHAKGTEAVAHGNT; encoded by the exons ATGCAGGCCACCCACCTCATTGTCTTACTACATGGCCTATATGGTGACGTGCATAACTTGCACGCCGTCAAATCTGAGCTACTCGCACTCGCCGACCCCGAAGCATCCACCATTTCGGACAACGGCGCAAGTGGCGCAGAGAAACATAACAAACATATAAGCAACGAGAGACCAAAGAAAAGCTTGGAGACCGTTGTGTACCTTCCTAAGTCTATAAAGGGAGTACATACATGGGATGGGATAGACGTTTGCGCCCACCGAGTGGCTGAAGAG CTTGACCATGAGATTGAGAGGCTCCAAGATGAGAGTAAAGATATAGTCGGATTCAGTGTT ATGGGATATTCCTTAGGAGGGC TTATTGGAAGATACCTTGTTGGCCTATTACATGCTCGACAACCTTCTTTCTTCGCCCGGCATCGACCAGTTTCATTCTCTACAGCAGCAACTCCC CACCTGGGAGTACTCAAGTATGGTACAAAAACCAACACTTTTGTTCACAGTATAGGAAGGAGACTTTTTAGTCATACGGGAATGCAATTGTACTGCATGGATCATGAAACCGAGTGGGGAGGACGAAATCTGTTGGAAGTCATGGCTGATCCAG ATGGTGTCTTCATCAGTGCCCTTAGGCTGTTCCCGAAATCCATGCTGATCGCGAACGG TACTCAAGATCTAACCGTCCCGTATCCAACAGCTTCTATATCGCCGATTGACCCTTTCGACGACTCGACATACCTAGACATTGAGATTGATGAGAACAATATCGTTCAGTCATACCGTCGCATTTCTCTTGAGGACAAGACGTTTTCAAAATTTGGAAGTATCTCCACTAGCACTACACAACGAATGCagaaggatgaagaggaggtggaAGTGCTTGTGACTACTTTACATAAGAAGCCTGGACGTATCATGAAGGTCAAGAAGAGGTCGCCCCCACCTTTCCCACCTGTTCTTATCTTGCCTTTGAGATGGCCCTTCAATTAT AGTTTACTTCTTTTTATCCCTGTCTTGTTACCGTTATTCCTATTGTATAT AACTATTATGATCACGTGGATCACCTTCCATTC ACGGCGACGAGTGCAAAGTTTACGACACGAAATTAAACGccaacctcttctttcctcaTCCCCTTCACTGCCATCTACACCCAACTCCTCTTTATCTGACACGGCTTACTCTGCAAGGCAGACCATATTGGAGCCCATCAAGGCGTTACAAGATGGCACTTGTACCCCTCCTATGGCCGATCCTCTACTCACCGGCTCGGCGCCGCAACCGTTACTCACCTCTCATCAGAAAATGATGGTGAAGACTCTGAACGAGGCGATGCCGAATGCGAAGAGGGTGATCGCTTGGTTCCCTTGGGCGTATAATGCCCATGCCATGCTGATCTGCCG ATCAGTGGCCCGCTTTCCATGGCAGAAGGATGGACTGGGAGTGGTGAAAACTTGGGCAAAGTTTGCGTTTGAAGCAGGAGAGGCAGAATGCCATGCGAAAGGTACTGAGGCTGTTGCTCACGGTAATACATGA
- a CDS encoding NADPH dehydrogenase, putative (Similar to TIGR gene model, INSD accession AAW44994.1) — protein MPTAEATDILFSPIALGAMKLQHRIALAPMTRNRALPSNLNPGTFIPCPLMAEYYTQRTTQGGLIISEALPISLQAADALAVPGIFTEEQIEAWKPIVDAVHQAGGIFVAQLWHQGRTRTVKNEYPIISSSAVPIVKSFNGLLGLVPKPMSLEDIECVKEEYAQAAANCIKAGFDGVEIHGANGYLPEQFLHSNINRRDDKYGGCPKNRNRFVLEICQAVTRAIGPDRFGLRLSPYGFFNEAGGGDRVEQWTMLCRDIKGLGWAYIHFMEPRYDEIRSGADKLAELGADNEGVTLDPFVNALENCVPVIVAGGYDAVNVRRSRVLEDKKADVVAFGRYFTSNPDLVYRLKHDRPLVQYIRPRFYGPFLNPEVGYTDFPFCQELSNTPERKALLSSGTAKGLKVAQPGWQLSKSGIQ, from the exons ATGCCCACTGCCGAGGCGACTGATATCCTCTTTTCGCCCATTGCTCTTGGAGCGATGAAGCTTCAACATAGAATTGCTCTGGCACCCATGACTAGGAATAGGGCTCTTCCGTCCAATTTGAACCCCGGCACGTTTATTCCTTGCCCTCTTATGGCGGAGTATTACACCCAAAGGACAACCCAAGGGGGTCTGATCATCAGTGAAGCATTGCCAATCTCTCTACAG GCTGCTGATGCTCTTGCAGTTCCTGGAATTTTCACCGAAGAACAGATTGAGGCATGGAAACCAATTGTAGATGCTGTTCACCAAGCTGGAGGGATTTTCGTGGCCCAGC TTTGGCACCAAGGGCGTACAAGAACAGTCAAAAATGAATACCCAATTATATCATCTTCAGCTGTCCCTATTGTCAAGTCCTTTAATGGCTTACTGGGGCTTGTTCCCAAGCCTATGTCCCTTGAAGATATCGAATGCGTAAAGGAGGAGTATGCTCAAGCGGCAGCGAACTGTATCAAGGCAGGCTTCGATGGAGTTGAGATACA CGGTGCCAACGGCTATCTGCCAGAGCAATTTCTTCACTCCAACATCAATCGGCGAGATGACAAGTATGGAGGTTGTCCTAAGAACCGCAATCGCTTTGTCCTCGAAATATGTCAAGCCGTCACTCGAGCTATTGGGCCGGATCGTTTCGGTCTTCGGCTTTCCCCGTATGGCTTTTTCAATGAAGCGGGAGGAGGTGATAGAGTTGAACAATGGACTATGTTATGTCGGGATATCAAAGGCCTGGGGTGGGCATACATTCATTTCATGGAGCCTCGATATGATGAAATAAGGTCAGGTGCCGACAAGCTTGCCGAATTGGGAGCCGATAATGAAGGGGTAACTTTGGATCCTTTTGTGAATGCTCTTGAAAATTGTGTGCCCGTCATTGTGGCCGGCGGATACGATGCTGTCAATGTCAGAAGATCAAGAGTTTTGGAGGATAAG AAAGCGGATGTTGTAGCTTTTGGACGCTACTTCACTTCCAATCCAGAC CTCGTCTATCGCCTAAAACATGATAGGCCTCTCGTCCAGTACATAAGACCACGGTTCTACGGGCCATTTTTAAATCCGGAAGTTGGCTACACTGATTTCCCATTTTGTCAAGAACTCTCCAACACTCCAGAGCGGAAAGCACTGCTATCGAGTGGGACCGCAAAGGGTCTGAAGGTGGCACAACCTGGCTGGCAGCTATCAAAATCAGGAATACAGTAA